A portion of the Poecilia reticulata strain Guanapo linkage group LG23, Guppy_female_1.0+MT, whole genome shotgun sequence genome contains these proteins:
- the mkrn1 gene encoding putative E3 ubiquitin-protein ligase makorin-1, producing MAEAAAASTVAPSVTGGWTKHVTCRYFMHGLCKEGDSCRYSHDLSSSKPAAMICKFFQKGNCVFGDRCRFEHSKPIKKEELPNTQTLPLASVSQADPADPTDPADPEPRDMSPRSGAQDWVNAAEFVPGQPYCGRAEPVKVESSAPLIEEFDSDAGPDNKDLRKQLCPYAAVGECRYGVNCAYLHGDVCDMCGLQVLHPSDSSQRSEHTKACIEAHEKDMEISFAIQRSKDMMCGVCMEVVFEKSNPSERRFGILSNCSHCYCLKCIRKWRSAKQFESKIIKSCPECRITSNFVIPSEYWVEDKEDKQKLIQKYKDGMGSKPCRYFDEGRGTCPFGSNCFYKHAFPDGRLEEAQPQRRQTGSNNRNRNSRRTPLWDIFDERESTDSFDNDDEEMVTFELSEMLLMLLAAGTDDEVTDSEDEWDLFHEELDDFYEIYL from the exons atggcggaggcagcagcagcgtctACCGTGGCTCCTTCAGTAACAGGAGGTTGGACAAAACACGTAACCTGCAG GTATTTCATGCATGGTCTTTGCAAAGAAGGAGACAGCTGTCGATACTCTCATGATCTTTCAAGCAGCAAACCTGCAGCCATGATATGCAAGTTCTTTCAGAAGGGAAACTGTGTGTTTGGAGATCGCTGCAG gTTTGAACACAGTAAACCCATAAAGAAAGAGGAGCTGCCAAACACCCAGACGCTGCCGCTGGCCTCTGTCTCCCAGGCCGACCCGGCTGACCCAACCGACCCGGCTGACCCAGAACCAAGGGACATGTCGCCTAGGTCAGGGGCTCAGGACTGGGTCAACGCTGCAGAGTTTGTTCCAGGACAGCCGTACTGTGGACGAG cTGAGCCAGTGAAAGTGGAGAGCTCGGCCCCACTCATTGAGGAGTTTGACAGCGACGCAGGCCCAGACAACAAAGACCTGAGGAAGCAGCTCTGTCCGTACGCTGCTGTTGGAGAGTGCCGCTATGGAGTCAACTGTGCTTATCTCCATGGTGACGTGTGTGACATGTGTGGCCTGCAGGTCCTCCATCCCAGTGACAGTTCCCAGCGCTCAGAGCACACCAAG GCGTGCATTGAAGCTCATGAGAAAGACATGGAGATTTCTTTTGCCATCCAGCGCAGTAAGGACATGATGTGTGGTGTGTGTATGGAGGTCGTGTTCGAGAAGTCCAACCCAAGCGAGCGTCGTTTCGGGATCCTCTCCAACTGCAGCCACTGCTACTGTCTGAAATGCATTCGCAAGTGGAGGAGTGCCAAGCAGTTCGAGAGCAAAATTATCAA GTCCTGTCCAGAGTGTCGAATCACATCCAACTTTGTCATCCCGAGTGAGTACTGGGTGGAGGACAAAGAGGACAAGCAGAAGCTAATCCAGAAATACAAAGATGGCATGGG GAGTAAACCATGTCGGTACTTCGATGAGGGTCGTGGAACTTGTCCTTTTGGCTCAAACTGCTTCTACAAACACGCCTTCCCTGATGGACGTCTAGAGGAAGCTCAGCCGCAGAGAAGACAGACTGGATCCAATAACAGGAACCGG AACTCGAGGCGGACGCCACTGTGGGACATCTTTGACGAGAGAGAAAGCACCGACTCGTTCGACAACGACGACGAGGAAATGGTGACGTTCGAGCTGAGTGAGATGCTTCTCATGCTGCTTGCTGCAGGAACCGACGACGAAGTGACGGATTCAGAGGACGAATGGGACTTGTTTCACGAGGAGCTCGACGATTTCTATGAGATTTACCTATAG